From the genome of Nitrosomonas sp., one region includes:
- a CDS encoding alkaline phytoceramidase: MMPAKTTDQKVRTRLTALLLFSVVVLLLAAAMPPISQPQTYHQFADQRTLFGIPNFMNVASNLAIVLSGLAGLVFLWHSYQLSNQRQTQQKFVTSAEYWPYLVLFTSVIMTAPGSAYYHWAPDNISLLWDRLPIAVGVTALLAAALSERIHPKLGVRALPILVLMGAGSVIYWYMGEQRGIGNLNYYIVIQFYSLLLVVLLSLLLPSRYTHGHDIYKIIGLYALAKLAETLDQQIFDAGQVISGHTVKHLLAALAIWWIVKMLQKRSLAVHKEISG, translated from the coding sequence GTCGTTTTGCTGCTGGCCGCGGCCATGCCGCCCATTTCCCAGCCGCAAACCTATCATCAGTTTGCGGATCAACGCACCCTGTTTGGTATTCCGAATTTTATGAACGTGGCTTCCAATCTGGCGATTGTGTTGAGCGGGCTTGCTGGACTGGTGTTTCTCTGGCACTCATACCAGTTGTCAAATCAGCGCCAGACACAGCAGAAATTTGTTACATCAGCAGAATACTGGCCATACCTCGTTTTATTTACGAGTGTCATTATGACTGCGCCGGGTTCTGCCTACTATCACTGGGCGCCTGACAATATCAGCCTGCTCTGGGATCGATTGCCCATTGCGGTAGGTGTGACGGCTTTGCTTGCAGCCGCGCTTTCAGAACGTATTCATCCAAAATTAGGCGTGCGTGCGTTACCGATACTTGTCCTGATGGGGGCCGGTAGCGTGATTTACTGGTATATGGGTGAACAGCGCGGCATTGGTAATCTGAATTATTATATTGTGATTCAATTCTATTCGTTGCTGCTGGTTGTGCTGCTCAGCCTGCTCCTGCCTTCCCGTTACACGCATGGACACGATATTTACAAGATAATTGGACTCTACGCATTAGCAAAACTGGCTGAAACACTGGATCAGCAGATTTTTGATGCCGGTCAGGTAATCAGCGGACATACTGTAAAACACCTACTTGCTGCTTTGGCAATCTGGTGGATCGTAAAGATGTTGCAAAAAAGATCATTAGCTGTTCATAAGGAAATATCCGGATAA